Proteins co-encoded in one Myotis daubentonii chromosome 8, mMyoDau2.1, whole genome shotgun sequence genomic window:
- the SDC4 gene encoding syndecan-4 produces the protein MAPARLLALLLLLVGAPAAAAESIRETEVIDPQDLQGRYFSGPLPDDEDVGEPGQELDDFELSGSGDLDDSEDPKVFPEVIQPLVPLDNHIPERAGPGSRVPTQPKELEENEVIPKGLSPLLEGNEDVSNKVSMSSTAQSSNIFERKEVLAALIVGGTVGILFAVFLVLLLMYRMKKKDEGSYDLGKKPIYKKAPTNEFYA, from the exons ATGGCCCCCGCCCGCCTGCTCGCGCTCCTGCTGCTCCTCGTgggcgcccccgccgccgccgcggagTCG ATCCGAGAGACCGAGGTCATCGACCCCCAAGACCTACAAGGCCGATACTTTTCCGGACCCCTACCAGACGACGAGGACGTGGGGGAGCCCGGGCAGGAACTCGATGACTTTGAGCTGTCTGGCTCTGGAGATCTGG ATGACTCAGAGGACCCCAAGGTCTTCCCCGAAGTAATCCAACCCTTG GTGCCCTTAGATAACCACATTCCtgagagggcagggcctgggagccgGGTCCCCACCCAACCCAAGGAACTGGAGGAGAATGAGGTCATCCCGAAGGGGCTCTCACCGCTGCTTGAAGGGAACGAGGATGTGTCCAACAAGGTGTCCATGTCCAGCACTGCCCAGAGCAGCAACATCTTTGAGAGAAAAGAGGTCCTGGCGG CTCTGATTGTGGGCGGCACTGTGGGCATCCTCTTTGCCGTTTTCCTGGTCCTGCTGCTGATGTACCGCATGAAGAAAAAGGACGAAGGCAGCTACGACCTGGGCAAGAAGCCCATCTACAAAAAAGCCCCCACCAACGAGTTCTACGCCTGA